AGTCTCGTCGGATCAAGTCGATAACGTGCGTAGAATGCTGCTGGCGATGGTAGATGATTTCCGCTGCGTGGTGATTAAGCTGGCGGAACGGATTGCCCACCTGCGCGAGGTGAAAGATGCCCCGGAAGACGAGCGCGTGCTCGCCGCGAAGGAGTGCACCAATATTTATGCGCCGCTGGCCAACCGCCTGGGTATCGGCCAGCTGAAGTGGGAACTGGAAGATTACTGCTTCCGCTATCTGCACCCGGCGGAGTACAAGCGCATTGCGAAACTGCTGCATGAGCGCCGTATCGACCGCGAGCACTACATCGAAGAGTTTGTCGGCGGCTTACGCAAGTCGATGAAAGAAGAGAACGTGCGGGCTGAAGTGTATGGCCGCCCGAAACACATCTACAGTATCTGGCGCAAAATGCAGAAAAAACATCTCGCCTTTGACGAGTTGTTTGACGTGCGCGCCGTGCGGATCGTGGCGGAGCGCCTGCAGGACTGCTATGCCGCTCTGGGGATAGTGCATACTCACTTCCGCCATCTGCCGGACGAGTTTGATGACTACGTCGCCAACCCGAAACCGAACGGCTATCAGTCCATTCATACCGTGGTGCTTGGCCCGGGCGGCAAGACGGTTGAAATCCAGATCCGTACCAAACAGATGCACGAAGAAGCCGAGCTGGGCGTGGCCGCACACTGGAAGTACAAAGAAGGCTCCTCTGGCGGAGCGCGCTCCGGCCATGAAGACCGCATCGCCTGGCTGCGCAAGCTGATTGCGTGGCAGGAAGAGATGGCCGATTCCGGTGAAATGCTCGACGAAGTACGCAGTCAGGTCTTTGACGACCGGGTGTACGTCTTTACGCCGAAAGGCGACGTTGTCGATCTGCCGGCGGGCTCTACGCCGCTCGACTTTGCCTATCACATTCACAGCGATGTGGGGCACCGCTGCATCGGCGCGAAAATCGGCGGGCGCATTGTGCCGTTTACCTATCAGCTGCAGATGGGTGACCAGATCGAAATCATCACCCAGAAGCAGCCGAACCCGAGCCGGGACTGGCTTAACCCGAACCTGGGCTATGTCACCACCAGCCGCGGACGGTCTAAAATTCACGCCTGGTTCCGCAAGCAGGATCGTGACAAAAACATTCTTGCCGGTCGCCAGATCCTTGACGACGAGCTGGAACATATCGGCATCAGCCTGAAAGAGGCGGAGAAATTCCTGCTGCCGCGCTACAACTTTAACGAGCTTGACGAGCTGCTGGCGGCGATTGGCGGCGGGGATATCCGTCTCAACCAGATGGTCAACTTCCTGCAGGCGCAGTTCAACAAGCCGAGTGCGGAAGAGCAGGACGCGGCGGCGCTCAAGCAGCTTCAGCAGAAAACCTACGCCCCGCAGCAGCGCAGCAAAGACAATGGCCGGGTGGTGGTTGAAGGGGTAGGTAACTTGATGCACCACATTGCCCGCTGCTGTCAGCCGATCCCTGGCGACGATATCGTCGGCTTTATCACCCAGGGGCGCGGGATCTCTATCCACCGCTCCGACTGCGACCAGCTCGCCGAGCTGCAATCGCACGCGCCGGAGCGCATCGTGGAGGCCGTCTGGGGCGAAAGCTACTCCGCCGGGTATTCGCTGGTGGTTCGTGTCACCGCAAACGACCGCAGCGGCCTGCTGCGCGATATCACCACCATTCTCGCCAACGAGAAGGTGAACGTGCTGGGCGTTGCCAGCCGCAGTGATACCCGCGAGCAGCTTGCCACTATCGATATGACTATCGAAATCTACAACCTGCAGGTGCTGGGCCGCGTGCTCGGCAAACTGAACCAGGTGCCGGATGTGATTGACGCCCGTCGTCTTCACGGCGGTTAAACACACTCTTCTGCAGGCCGGGTAAGGCTTCGCCGCCACCCGGCTTATTTTTTAATGGAAAAGACTATGACGCAAATCGACCGCCTGCTCGGCATCATGAAACGCCTGCGCGACCCGGAAAACGGCTGCCCGTGGGACAAAGAGCAGACATACGCGACCATCGCCCCGTACACGCTTGAAGAGACCTACGAAGTGCTGGACGCCATTTCTCGCGAAGATTTTGACGACCTGCGCGGCGAGCTGGGCGATCTGCTGTTCCAGGTGGTGTTCTACGCCCAGATGGCGCAGGAAGAGGGGCGTTTTAACTTTGACGATATCTGCGCCGCCATCAGCGACAAGCTGGAGCGCCGTCATCCGCACATTTTTGGCGATGCCACCGCGGGCAACAGCACGGAAGTGCTGGCGCGCTGGGAAGCGATCAAAAGCGACGAACGCGCGGAAAAATCCCAACACTCTGCGCTGGACGACATCCCGCTGAACCTGCCCGCGCTGATGCGCGCCCATAAAATTCAGAAACGCTGTTCTGCCGTTGGCTTTGACTGGACCTCCCTCGGCCCGGTGCTGGATAAAGTGCATGAAGAAATTGATGAAGTGATGCACGAAGCGCAGCAGGCCGTGGTGGATGAGGCGAAACTCGAGGAGGAGATGGGCGATCTGCTGTTTGCCACCGTCAATCTTTCACGCCACCTGGGGGTAAAAGCGGAAACCGCGCTGCAAAAAGCCAACATAAAGTTTGAACGACGCTTTCGTGAAGTCGAACGCATTGTGGCCTCGCGCGGCCTGGAAATGACCGGGATTGACCTTGATGTGATGGAAGAGGTGTGGCAGGAAGTAAAACGCCAGGAATCTGATCTCTAACGGTATTTTGCGATCAAGCGCAATTTGTGTGATTTTTTAAATGACAAGCGCTTGATTTGCGTCAAAAACATTTACCCAAAAGGGGCTATTTTCTCACACCTTATGTTTGTCATGGCCTGGAATGGAGACGGAGAATGAATGTTTGTGGCGCTCGCCGTGTTCGGGTATACTACTTTCCCGTCCTGGTTATTCCATCGTTTCACCCTAACTTCTCAGGTTCAGCATGACAACGAACTATATTTTTGTGACCGGCGGGGTCGTATCCTCTCTGGGTAAAGGCATTGCCGCAGCCTCCCTCGCAGCCATTCTTGAAGCCCGTGGCCTCAATGTGACCATGATGAAACTGGATCCGTACATCAACGTCGATCCGGGCACCATGAGTCCAATCCAACACGGGGAAGTGTTCGTTACTGAAGACGGCGCTGAAACCGATCTGGATCTTGGCCACTACGAGCGTTTCATCCGCACCAAAATGACCCGTCGTAACAACTTCACGACTGGCCGCATCTACTCTGACGTTCTGCGTAAAGAGCGCCGTGGCGACTATCTGGGCGCGACCGTTCAGGTTATCCCGCACATTACCAATGCCATCAAAGAGCGCATTGTCGCCGGTGGCGAAGGCCATGACGTGGTGCTGGTTGAAATCGGCGGTACCGTAGGCGATATCGAATCCCTGCCGTTCCTGGAAGCGATTCGCCAGCTGGCGGTGGATATTGGTCGTGAGCACGCGCTGTTCATGCACCTGACGCTGGTGCCTTACATGGCAGCCGCAGGTGAAGTGAAAACCAAACCGACGCAACACTCGGTAAAAGAACTGCTTTCTATTGGTATTCAGCCAGATATCCTGGTGTGCCGCTCCGATCGCGCGGTGCCAGCGAACGAACGTGCGAAAATTGCATTGTTCTGTAACGTGCCGGAAAAAGCCGTTATTTCAATGAAAGACGTCGATTCCATTTATAAAATCCCGGGCCTGTTGAAATCACAGGGCCTGGACGATTATATTTGTAAACGATTCAGCTTGAACTGTCCGGAAGCTAACCTGTCTGAATGGGAACAGGTTATTTATGAAGAAGCGAACCCGGCAGGCGAAGTGACTATCGGTATGGTAGGTAAGTACATTGAACTGCCAGATGCCTATAAGTCAGTTATCGAAGCGCTGAAACACGGTGGTCTGAAGAACCGCGTTTCTGTGAACATCAAGCTGATTGATTCGCAGGATGTTGAAACGCGTGGCGTCG
This region of Enterobacter cancerogenus genomic DNA includes:
- the pyrG gene encoding glutamine hydrolyzing CTP synthase gives rise to the protein MTTNYIFVTGGVVSSLGKGIAAASLAAILEARGLNVTMMKLDPYINVDPGTMSPIQHGEVFVTEDGAETDLDLGHYERFIRTKMTRRNNFTTGRIYSDVLRKERRGDYLGATVQVIPHITNAIKERIVAGGEGHDVVLVEIGGTVGDIESLPFLEAIRQLAVDIGREHALFMHLTLVPYMAAAGEVKTKPTQHSVKELLSIGIQPDILVCRSDRAVPANERAKIALFCNVPEKAVISMKDVDSIYKIPGLLKSQGLDDYICKRFSLNCPEANLSEWEQVIYEEANPAGEVTIGMVGKYIELPDAYKSVIEALKHGGLKNRVSVNIKLIDSQDVETRGVEILKDLDAILIPGGFGYRGVEGKIATARYARENNIPYLGICLGMQVALIEFARNVAGMENANSTEFVPDCKYPVVALITEWRDEEGNVEVRTEKSDLGGTMRLGAQACQLSDDSVVRKLYGEPTITERHRHRYEVNNMLLKQIEAAGLRVAGRSGDDQLVEIIEVPNHPWFVACQFHPEFTSTPRDGHPLFAGFVKAASDYQKRQAK
- the mazG gene encoding nucleoside triphosphate pyrophosphohydrolase; translated protein: MTQIDRLLGIMKRLRDPENGCPWDKEQTYATIAPYTLEETYEVLDAISREDFDDLRGELGDLLFQVVFYAQMAQEEGRFNFDDICAAISDKLERRHPHIFGDATAGNSTEVLARWEAIKSDERAEKSQHSALDDIPLNLPALMRAHKIQKRCSAVGFDWTSLGPVLDKVHEEIDEVMHEAQQAVVDEAKLEEEMGDLLFATVNLSRHLGVKAETALQKANIKFERRFREVERIVASRGLEMTGIDLDVMEEVWQEVKRQESDL
- the relA gene encoding GTP diphosphokinase: MVAVRSAHLNKAGEFDPQKWIASLGISSQQSCERLTETWAYCLRTTTGHPDAELLLWRGIEMVEILSMLNMDIETLQAALLFPLADADVVSEDVLVESVGKPVVSLIHGVRDMAAIRQLKAAQTDSVSSDQVDNVRRMLLAMVDDFRCVVIKLAERIAHLREVKDAPEDERVLAAKECTNIYAPLANRLGIGQLKWELEDYCFRYLHPAEYKRIAKLLHERRIDREHYIEEFVGGLRKSMKEENVRAEVYGRPKHIYSIWRKMQKKHLAFDELFDVRAVRIVAERLQDCYAALGIVHTHFRHLPDEFDDYVANPKPNGYQSIHTVVLGPGGKTVEIQIRTKQMHEEAELGVAAHWKYKEGSSGGARSGHEDRIAWLRKLIAWQEEMADSGEMLDEVRSQVFDDRVYVFTPKGDVVDLPAGSTPLDFAYHIHSDVGHRCIGAKIGGRIVPFTYQLQMGDQIEIITQKQPNPSRDWLNPNLGYVTTSRGRSKIHAWFRKQDRDKNILAGRQILDDELEHIGISLKEAEKFLLPRYNFNELDELLAAIGGGDIRLNQMVNFLQAQFNKPSAEEQDAAALKQLQQKTYAPQQRSKDNGRVVVEGVGNLMHHIARCCQPIPGDDIVGFITQGRGISIHRSDCDQLAELQSHAPERIVEAVWGESYSAGYSLVVRVTANDRSGLLRDITTILANEKVNVLGVASRSDTREQLATIDMTIEIYNLQVLGRVLGKLNQVPDVIDARRLHGG